GAATGAAGGCTGCTTGTACCGCCTATCGATGCCTCACCAAAGATCTAGAAGGCTGCGCCATGAACCCAGAGATGACAATGGAAAGTATCGGCAGTTTGCACGGGGCAGCCggcggcagcagcggcggcggcggcggcggcgggggccCGGCCCATGAGCAGGAGCTGCTAGCCAGCCCCAGCCCTCACCACACGAGCCGGGGCTCAGGCTCGCTACGGGTCCAGCCTCCTCACCAGGACCTGGGCACCGCGTCCTCCCGGTCAGCGATGGTGACCAGCATGGCTTCCATCCTGGACGGGGGGGACTACCGTCCGGAGCTGTCCATCCCGCTGCACCACGCCATGAGCATGTCCTGCGACTCGTCCCCTCCGGGCATGGGCATGAGCAACACCTACACCACGTTGACGCCACTCCAGCCCCTGCCGCCCATCTCAACGGTCTCCGACAAGTTCCACCACCCACATCCTCACCACCACCCGCACCACCACCcacaccaccaccatcatcaccaccagcGCCTGTCGGGCAATGTCAGCGGGAGCTTCACCCTCATGCGGGACGAGCGGGGACTACCAGCCATGAACAACCTCTACAGCCCCTACAAGGAAATGTCCGGCATGGGGCAGAGCCTGTCTCCCCTCGCAGCCACCCCTTTGGGAAACGGCCTGGGCACTATCCACAACTCCCAGCAGGGCCTACACAACTATGGGCCCCCAGGGCACGACAAAATGCTCAGTCCCAACTTCGAAGCCCACCACACTGCCATGCTGGCCCGAGGGGATCAGCA
This window of the Gracilinanus agilis isolate LMUSP501 unplaced genomic scaffold, AgileGrace unplaced_scaffold41139, whole genome shotgun sequence genome carries:
- the ONECUT2 gene encoding one cut domain family member 2, with amino-acid sequence MKAACTAYRCLTKDLEGCAMNPEMTMESIGSLHGAAGGSSGGGGGGGGPAHEQELLASPSPHHTSRGSGSLRVQPPHQDLGTASSRSAMVTSMASILDGGDYRPELSIPLHHAMSMSCDSSPPGMGMSNTYTTLTPLQPLPPISTVSDKFHHPHPHHHPHHHPHHHHHHHQRLSGNVSGSFTLMRDERGLPAMNNLYSPYKEMSGMGQSLSPLAATPLGNGLGTIHNSQQGLHNYGPPGHDKMLSPNFEAHHTAMLARGDQHLSRGLGTPPAAMMSHLNGMHHPGHAQSHGPVLAPSRERPPSSSGSQVTNSGQLEEINTKEVAQRITAELKRYSIPQAIFAQRVLCRSQGTLSDLLRNPKPWSKLKSGRETFRRMWKWLQEPEFQRMSALRLAGDRSYRKGACRLQGWFNTCQADLGNVTGNMLTDAASGGVSALTSASFTG